The Vigna unguiculata cultivar IT97K-499-35 chromosome 6, ASM411807v1, whole genome shotgun sequence genome contains a region encoding:
- the LOC114188775 gene encoding uncharacterized protein LOC114188775 isoform X1 encodes MNQVVEKLCNLSLAQSWCEDMQNIISYVSSKYEANATKAISYVILGCFSLLISVLVRRTRSKPKPKPRIRPNRLEATRSFIVRELHSGYPALDRLMTEQYEHPSALDSAHALIRELQKDLPDLLILQQKVRELEMWEVEDFAERILRPALKEANEKEKPHEAYEFEMLIVEVLIYKGGISDLESALQCECLADESLKDARRPLYKAIIYKMLGNMEKAKEYWDEFIVVREPAFGHEIIEIDFDTFKHHVLRLQKATEKVTQKRSSINFSTFSI; translated from the exons ATGAACCAGGTGGTAGAAAAGTTGTGTAACTTGTCTCTTGCTCAAAGTTGGTGTGAAGACATGCAAAATATTATCTCATATGTGAGTTCTAAGTACGAGGCAAATGCCACGAAAGCAATATCTTATGTAATCCTCGGctgtttttctcttttgattTCTGTGCTAGTAAGAAGGACCAGGTCgaagcccaagcccaagcccagaATCAGGCCCAATAGACTTGAAGCTACGAGGTCCTTCATCGTTAGAGAACTCCATAGTGGGTATCCAGCGCTGGATAGATTGATGACAGAACAGTATGAACATCCATCAGCATTAGACAGCGCCCATGCTCTTATTAGGGAACTTCAAAAAGATTTACCTGATTTACTCATTCTTCAG CAAAAAGTAAGAGAGTTGGAGATGTGGGAAGTGGAGGATTTTGCAGAGAGAATACTTAGACCAGCGTTGAAAGAGGCTAATGAAAAGGAGAAGCCACACGAAGCTTACGAGTTTGAAATGTTAATAGTGGAAGTGCTTATCTACAAg GGAGGAATTTCAGATTTAGAAAGTGCCTTGCAATGTGAATGTTTGGCAGATGAATCGCTCAAAGATGCAAGACGCCCACTGTACAAG GCAATTATATACAAAATGCTGGGGAATATGGAGAAAGCTAAAGAATATTGGGATGAATTTATTGTAGTTCGAGAACCAGCTTTTGGTCATGAAATTATTGAAATCGATTTTGATACGTTTAAACATCATGTGCTTCGACTTCAAAAGGCTACGGAGAAGGTTACACAAAAAAGGAGCAGCATCAACTTCTCAACTTTCTCCatttaa
- the LOC114188775 gene encoding uncharacterized protein LOC114188775 isoform X2: protein MNQVVEKLCNLSLAQSWCEDMQNIISYVSSKYEANATKAISYVILGCFSLLISVLVRRTRSKPKPKPRIRPNRLEATRSFIVRELHSGYPALDRLMTEQYEHPSALDSAHALIRELQKDLPDLLILQQKVRELEMWEVEDFAERILRPALKEANEKEKPHEAYEFEMLIVEVLIYKGGISDLESALQCECLADESLKDARRPLYKVVLEIFYRQLYTKCWGIWRKLKNIGMNLL, encoded by the exons ATGAACCAGGTGGTAGAAAAGTTGTGTAACTTGTCTCTTGCTCAAAGTTGGTGTGAAGACATGCAAAATATTATCTCATATGTGAGTTCTAAGTACGAGGCAAATGCCACGAAAGCAATATCTTATGTAATCCTCGGctgtttttctcttttgattTCTGTGCTAGTAAGAAGGACCAGGTCgaagcccaagcccaagcccagaATCAGGCCCAATAGACTTGAAGCTACGAGGTCCTTCATCGTTAGAGAACTCCATAGTGGGTATCCAGCGCTGGATAGATTGATGACAGAACAGTATGAACATCCATCAGCATTAGACAGCGCCCATGCTCTTATTAGGGAACTTCAAAAAGATTTACCTGATTTACTCATTCTTCAG CAAAAAGTAAGAGAGTTGGAGATGTGGGAAGTGGAGGATTTTGCAGAGAGAATACTTAGACCAGCGTTGAAAGAGGCTAATGAAAAGGAGAAGCCACACGAAGCTTACGAGTTTGAAATGTTAATAGTGGAAGTGCTTATCTACAAg GGAGGAATTTCAGATTTAGAAAGTGCCTTGCAATGTGAATGTTTGGCAGATGAATCGCTCAAAGATGCAAGACGCCCACTGTACAAG GttgttttggaaatattttacaGGCAATTATATACAAAATGCTGGGGAATATGGAGAAAGCTAAAGAATATTGGGATGAATTTATTGTAG